The following are from one region of the Stigmatella ashevillena genome:
- a CDS encoding NAD(P)-dependent alcohol dehydrogenase has product MPTTPAYAAPSAKAPLAPFSVERREPGPHDVVIDIHYCGVCHSDIHQARDEWGGALFPMVPGHEIVGRVAQAGGSVSRYKVGDAVGVGCFVDSCRECSWCRKGEEQYCERGMNSTYNGRERNGQPTYGGYSTRITVDENYVLRIPESLPLDRAAPLLCAGITTYSPLRSYGLKPGDTLAVVGLGGLGHMGVKLGKALGAEVTVLSTSPSKEKDAKALGATHFAATSNKDTFQKLARKFNFILDTVSAEHDYNAYLNLLKTDGTMILVGAPETPSKLGAFSLIGRRLKLGGSMIGGIRETQEMLDFCAKHNVASDVEVIPIQKINEAYERMLKGDVRYRFVIDLNSLKK; this is encoded by the coding sequence ATGCCGACAACCCCTGCCTACGCCGCCCCGAGCGCCAAAGCGCCGCTCGCCCCCTTCTCCGTGGAGCGCCGTGAGCCCGGTCCCCACGATGTGGTCATCGACATTCATTACTGTGGCGTCTGCCACTCGGACATCCACCAGGCCCGGGACGAGTGGGGCGGCGCCCTGTTCCCGATGGTGCCCGGACACGAAATTGTCGGCCGCGTGGCCCAGGCCGGTGGCTCGGTGTCCCGGTACAAGGTCGGGGACGCGGTCGGCGTGGGCTGCTTCGTGGACTCCTGCCGCGAGTGTTCCTGGTGCCGCAAGGGCGAGGAGCAGTACTGCGAGCGCGGCATGAACAGCACCTACAACGGCCGCGAGCGCAACGGCCAGCCGACCTACGGCGGCTACTCCACCCGCATCACGGTGGATGAGAACTACGTGCTGCGCATCCCCGAGTCGCTGCCGCTGGACCGGGCCGCCCCGCTGCTCTGCGCGGGCATCACCACCTATTCGCCGCTGCGCAGCTACGGCCTCAAGCCGGGGGACACGCTCGCGGTGGTGGGCCTCGGCGGCCTGGGCCACATGGGCGTGAAGCTGGGCAAGGCCCTGGGCGCGGAAGTCACCGTGCTCAGCACCTCGCCCTCCAAGGAGAAGGACGCGAAGGCCCTGGGCGCCACCCACTTCGCCGCCACCTCCAACAAGGACACCTTCCAGAAGCTGGCGCGGAAGTTCAACTTCATCCTCGACACCGTCTCCGCGGAGCACGACTACAACGCCTACCTCAACCTGCTGAAGACGGACGGCACGATGATCCTCGTCGGCGCGCCGGAGACCCCGTCGAAGCTGGGGGCCTTCTCACTCATCGGCCGGCGGCTGAAGCTCGGCGGCTCGATGATCGGTGGCATCCGCGAGACGCAGGAGATGCTCGACTTCTGCGCGAAGCACAACGTGGCCTCCGACGTCGAGGTCATCCCGATCCAGAAGATCAACGAGGCCTACGAGCGCATGCTCAAGGGCGACGTCCGCTACCGCTTCGTGATCGACCTCAACAGCCTGAAGAAGTAG
- a CDS encoding glycerophosphodiester phosphodiesterase yields the protein MAGCALALAGCSEDDSQDPPPPPPPPKALVVGHRGASALRPEHTLESYRKAVEDGADIIEPDLVSTKDGVLVARHENEISGTTNVSEVAKFADRKVTKTIDGAQLTGWFTEDFTLAELKELRARERIPQIRPANTQYNDQFEIPTLVEIIALAKQLSEQTGRIIPIYPETKHSTYFQSINLPLEERLVAALKADDYTASKATVYIQSFEVANLKALRQRLGTTQSNWKLVQLMEQEALRPYDFTVAGDTRTYADLMTEAGMKEIATYANGVGPYKRSIINVDAEGKFMTPSALVRNAHAVNLTVHPYTFRPENSFMPTPLKVAGPDSTRTPAGLIAELHAYLDAGIDGFFTDDPAVGRQAVDSYVP from the coding sequence GTGGCCGGCTGCGCCCTCGCGTTGGCAGGTTGCAGTGAGGATGACAGCCAGGATCCGCCGCCGCCGCCCCCTCCGCCCAAAGCGCTCGTGGTGGGTCATCGCGGTGCCAGCGCGCTGCGGCCCGAGCACACGCTGGAGAGCTACCGCAAGGCGGTTGAGGATGGCGCGGACATCATCGAGCCGGACCTCGTGTCCACGAAGGATGGCGTGCTGGTGGCGCGGCACGAGAATGAAATCTCGGGCACCACGAACGTGTCCGAGGTGGCGAAGTTCGCGGACCGCAAGGTCACCAAGACGATTGACGGTGCGCAGCTGACCGGCTGGTTCACCGAGGACTTCACGCTGGCCGAGCTCAAGGAGCTGCGGGCCCGCGAGCGGATTCCGCAGATCCGTCCGGCCAATACCCAGTACAATGACCAGTTCGAGATTCCCACGCTCGTCGAGATCATCGCGCTGGCCAAGCAGCTCTCGGAGCAGACCGGGCGGATCATCCCCATCTACCCGGAGACGAAGCACTCGACCTACTTCCAGAGCATCAATCTGCCGCTGGAGGAGCGGCTGGTCGCCGCGCTGAAGGCAGACGACTACACCGCGAGCAAGGCCACGGTCTACATCCAGTCCTTCGAGGTGGCGAACCTGAAGGCCCTCCGCCAGCGGCTGGGGACCACACAGTCCAACTGGAAGCTGGTGCAGTTGATGGAGCAGGAGGCCCTGCGTCCGTATGACTTCACCGTCGCGGGCGACACGCGCACCTACGCCGATCTGATGACCGAGGCGGGCATGAAAGAGATTGCCACCTACGCCAACGGCGTTGGGCCCTACAAGCGGAGCATCATCAACGTGGACGCTGAGGGCAAGTTCATGACGCCGAGCGCCCTGGTGCGCAACGCCCACGCGGTGAACCTGACGGTGCACCCGTACACCTTCCGTCCCGAGAACTCCTTCATGCCCACCCCGCTCAAGGTGGCCGGGCCGGACAGCACGCGCACCCCCGCCGGGTTGATCGCGGAGCTTCACGCGTATCTCGATGCCGGCATCGACGGCTTCTTCACCGATGACCCGGCCGTGGGACGCCAGGCCGTCGATAGCTACGTGCCCTGA